One Leptospira wolbachii serovar Codice str. CDC genomic region harbors:
- a CDS encoding efflux RND transporter periplasmic adaptor subunit, translating to MLITLKSLNQKAKILLISGVAVVVIAILFMVFSKPAKPAHKHPEKAEVFDGGLRIVFKPNSPGLEIVKSTAIGGGGEFVSLEAPARLIASTSPSVSNGSRIILFESAELNDLYVGYIHAKNKLHRSNKNLSRIKDMFVHRVATEKDLVESETDSGNDAAELAEFEGKLRAQGLNPSELSTAGSLKAWIITDVPESQISTLRKGKKVKVVFASFPDEEFIGTAEAIGDNVDPLTRTAKMRIIVVNDKYRLKPGMFGVVKFPEQTGGDSVVLPYTAIVTVEGKNYVFVEEQPLTFKRREVVLGISTKERVNIIEGLTPGEKVAIQGSILLKGLSFGF from the coding sequence ATGTTAATCACCTTAAAATCTCTAAACCAAAAGGCAAAAATCCTCCTGATCTCAGGAGTGGCAGTTGTAGTCATAGCAATCCTATTTATGGTTTTTTCTAAACCAGCAAAACCTGCTCACAAACATCCCGAAAAAGCGGAAGTTTTTGACGGAGGGCTACGCATCGTTTTTAAACCTAACAGTCCCGGCCTTGAAATTGTGAAATCAACGGCAATTGGTGGTGGTGGTGAGTTTGTAAGTCTAGAAGCACCAGCAAGACTCATTGCATCTACTTCTCCTTCTGTAAGTAACGGATCACGAATCATTCTCTTCGAATCAGCTGAGTTAAACGATCTTTATGTTGGTTATATCCATGCAAAAAACAAATTACATAGATCTAACAAAAACTTAAGCCGGATTAAAGATATGTTTGTTCACCGAGTCGCCACAGAAAAAGACTTAGTGGAATCTGAAACAGACTCTGGAAACGATGCGGCAGAACTTGCAGAATTCGAAGGAAAACTGAGAGCACAAGGTTTAAACCCAAGTGAATTGAGTACTGCAGGAAGTTTAAAAGCTTGGATCATCACTGACGTTCCTGAATCCCAAATCTCTACCTTACGCAAAGGGAAAAAAGTAAAAGTAGTATTCGCATCTTTCCCTGATGAAGAATTTATCGGAACCGCAGAAGCCATTGGAGATAACGTAGATCCTCTGACAAGAACTGCAAAAATGAGAATCATCGTTGTAAACGATAAATACAGATTAAAACCAGGTATGTTTGGAGTTGTGAAATTCCCAGAACAAACTGGCGGTGATAGTGTTGTCCTCCCTTACACAGCGATTGTGACTGTTGAAGGTAAAAATTATGTATTCGTGGAAGAACAACCTTTAACATTCAAAAGGCGAGAGGTAGTATTGGGAATCTCTACAAAAGAAAGAGTCAATATTATCGAAGGTCTTACCCCTGGTGAGAAGGTAGCCATCCAAGGCTCCATTCTTCTGAAAGGTTTAAGTTTTGGTTTTTAA